The window GAACCAAGCCTCTATGAGAGGCGGAAACAGGGGGTCTGGCTCAAAATCCTTCAGTTCAATAACGACTCCGGCATCAGTCCTGTTGATCAGAAGAGTTCCCTTGTTGTAGTATTTTTTCCACATAACACTGATATTGTTTAGCGCAAGATGAAACGGGACGTTGACAAGCATCCCCTTCAAGAAAGACGCAATTTCGTAGCTTGCAGCGAAAATACCGGCATCGTAAACCGCTTTCTCCGGATCCCGAGGGTTGAAATGCTCTGCAATTACTTCCCTCATTTTGCGCTGCAAGGAGAAGGGATACCACTCCTTTTTCTGAATTTGGAGAAGCGTTTTCGAATCACTGGTTAACCTGTGAAGCATAAAGTGTCCGAATTCAGCTGGGTCAAGCGACGCACGCACGTATTCAGTCAGAGAGATTATGGATACGCCTCGCACCATGATAGAGGCACTGGAAGGACCCTCCTTGAGCATACTGCATTATAATAGACAATTATCTGGGGATTGTCAAGTCTACTTCCATTCAGCCTCCCACCTCCAGCATTCATCTCCTTTATGTATGTTTCCTGTCTGTCTTATTAGCACATCATTGAGTTCAAGCATTCTGGCAGCGACAGTGAGCCATGCGGTCACGACAGGTCCAAACAACTTGTCGGCAGGAAAGTCTTTCAACTCCAGAACCGCCTTTTTGTCGCCAGCAATAGTCTGCATAACACCTCTACTGTAATACTTATTCCACACGGTCGCTGTTTGTTTGAAAACAAGCTTGGCAGGAAGGAAGTTCATTATCGCCCGCAGAAATGTGCTCATCTCGTACTCAGCGGTGTAAATGCACGCATCGAACACCGCCTGTTCAGGGTCCAGGGGATTGTATTTCCGGACTATAAGTTCTCTCATCTTTTTCTGCAAATCAAAGGGATACCACTCAGCCTTTTCTACGTTAAGGATGGCCTGCTTGTCATCATCGGACAGGGGCGAAAGAAAAGCCTTTAGGGATCCGCCCTCCAGTTTTGTCCTCATATACTCGCGCAACGCAAACAGCGAGACGCCGCGTACGAGCATATCGGGTTCATTAGCAGTCTCAGACATATACCGCCGGTAGTATCTCTGCAAAAAGGCGTTTGTCAAGAAAATCACTGTGGAGAACCTTGAGGCTCCCACTTAAATTCGATGCGATGCTACTTGAATGATATTAGTTTACCTTTTCTATAAGTTCCTTGATTAATGCTGTTGTGGGTTCTGCTTCCTCAATAGTACCATCTAAGACTTCATCCTTGAGATATTGTTTTGCTTGGGCAATTGGCATGATAGAACCTGATTCTGCAATAATTTTTCTTTGAATTCCTTCCCGGATATTATTCACTGTATCGAAACAATTATAAGAACGTGTGATGCTTTGGATTACTTCTTTTATTTCTGAAAAAGGTATATCAGCTTCTTTTTTGTAGTGTGCAACGATGGGTAAGAATTGTACTAATTGAGGTAAACAAAAATCTCTTGTTGCTGTTAGCAAAAACCTAATGGAACGAGCTTCCTTGATATCAATTGGTTCTTTGCCTGGAAATCCCTTCGCATTCTTAAGCCATAAGATATTAGTATCGATTTCCTCTGCAAATGCCAGCAAATACCCAATAGCTTTCTTATGCTCAGCGTTTTTTTGAACAATTTCTCTACGTTGTTCTATCCTTTTGGAAGCTAAGAAACCTACGAAGGCAGCAATCAAACCTCCCAAGATTGTCGCAATGGACGTAGCGATTAATTGCCATGCGCTTCCCCATCTCAGGAATGCGATTATTTCTTTAGCATCCCAGATATTCCAAAAGAATATCATCTTTCCCCTCCTTAAGATATATAGGGCCGACCTGAAGGTCGGCCCCTACTTTTTACTGCGATCTTTTCGACTAAGTCGAAAAGAAGCATTGCTTATTGTCCGTACTTCTCGATGATTTCCTTCTTTTTGAGGCCAAGTATTCCGTACTTGGCGCCCACCTTTTTGAACGCCTCGATGGCTTTGTCCAGATGCTCCTTCTCGTGCGCGGCGGAGAGCTGGGTGCGGATGCGCGCCTGGCCCTGAGGAACAACCGGGTAGAAGAAGCCTATGACGTAGATGCCCTCGTAGTAAAGGTCTCTTGCCATATCCTGCGAGAGCTTTGCGTTATAAAGCATCACGGGCACGATAGGCGTTTCGCCGGGGCGGATGTCGAAACCGGCCTCTTCCATCTTCTCGCGGAAGTAGCGCGTGTTCCACTCCAGCTTGTCGCGTCGTTCTGTGGTCCCGGAGATCAAATCGATAACCTTGTTAGCCGCCGAAACGATCACTGGAGGCATGGTGTTGGAGAAGAGGTAGGGTCTTGCGCGCTGCTTGCACATCTCGACAATCTCGCGTCGGCCGGATACGCAGCCGCCCGAGGCGCCGCCCAAAGCCTTGCCAAGCGTCGTCGTGATGATATCAATTTTTCCGACCACTCCGAAATGCTCGTGCGTGCCTCTTCCGGTCTTGCCTATGAAGCCGGTGGAGTGCGAATCGTCAACCAGAATCATCGCGTCGTAGCGCTCGCACAATTCGACCATCTTGTCCAGAGGAGCAAGATCGCCGTCCATAGAGAATACGCCGTCGGTAACAACTAGCCTTATGCGCTTGTCCTGGTGCATCGCGAGCTTTTCATCAAGATGCTCCATGTTCATGTGCTTGAAGGAATCATACTGCGCCTTGCACAGCCGGATGCCGTCAATGAGCGATGCGTGAACGAGCCTGTCCGAGATTATAACGTCCTCTTCGCTGAGCACGGCCTCGAACACGCCGGCGTTGGCATCCATGCATGAAGGGAAGAGCACGGTGTCCTCGGTTCCGAGGAACTTCGTTATTCTGTCCTGCAACTCCCTGTGTATATCCTGTGTTCCGCATATGAAGCGCACCGAGCTCATTCCGTAACCTCTTGAATCGAGCCCCTCGTGCGCGGCTTTAACAACGTCCGGGTGCGAGGAGAGCCCGAGGTAGTTGTTGGCGCAGAGGTTTATTACTTCCTTGAGTTCTGCGCCCGCTGGGAATTCCACCTTTATCTCCGCGCCCTGCGGCGAGTGGATGAAGCGCTCCTCCTTAAATAGTCCGGCGTCGCGGATCTCGGAAATGGTCTTCTGGTAGTAGCCGCGGAGCTTTTCGCTGTATGCCATTTACGCCCCCTTGAAGCGCTTTACTAGCTCCACAATCTTCGTGACCGTATCGAACGCATCCGGAGTTGCATCCTCATCCGGTATCTTTATCTCATATTTCTTCTCTAAGAACACCTTGAGCGAGACCATCGAAAATGAGTCCACTATTCCGCCTGAGATCAAGGGCGTATCGGTCGTAAGCGCCTCGGCTTCGTCCTCGTCGTCGATGTACTCGTTCTTGACGTAGGTAAGAACCGTGTCCTTTAATTGTTTTTCATCAAGCATTGCTGCTCCTTGGTTTGATTTTCAATCTCGAACGACCTACCCAATTTATCTAACAGAGA is drawn from bacterium and contains these coding sequences:
- the kbl gene encoding glycine C-acetyltransferase; the encoded protein is MAYSEKLRGYYQKTISEIRDAGLFKEERFIHSPQGAEIKVEFPAGAELKEVINLCANNYLGLSSHPDVVKAAHEGLDSRGYGMSSVRFICGTQDIHRELQDRITKFLGTEDTVLFPSCMDANAGVFEAVLSEEDVIISDRLVHASLIDGIRLCKAQYDSFKHMNMEHLDEKLAMHQDKRIRLVVTDGVFSMDGDLAPLDKMVELCERYDAMILVDDSHSTGFIGKTGRGTHEHFGVVGKIDIITTTLGKALGGASGGCVSGRREIVEMCKQRARPYLFSNTMPPVIVSAANKVIDLISGTTERRDKLEWNTRYFREKMEEAGFDIRPGETPIVPVMLYNAKLSQDMARDLYYEGIYVIGFFYPVVPQGQARIRTQLSAAHEKEHLDKAIEAFKKVGAKYGILGLKKKEIIEKYGQ
- a CDS encoding acyl carrier protein; protein product: MLDEKQLKDTVLTYVKNEYIDDEDEAEALTTDTPLISGGIVDSFSMVSLKVFLEKKYEIKIPDEDATPDAFDTVTKIVELVKRFKGA